Proteins encoded within one genomic window of Pedobacter africanus:
- a CDS encoding redoxin family protein, producing the protein MIVLLAMSGSSFLSANAQNVNAQNGPTLHVNDSAPKLVVGRWVKGKPIDDFKKGHVYVLDFWATWCVPCRESMPHMSALARRYRDQATFIAMNVSETPRQDRDVFTMVDAFVKMMGNKLDTHVAMDNDASLVNHTWLRAAGIRSIPSVFIVDQESKIAWIGQPQGVDSVLAAVVAGTFDAAAFAKRRASQPKRQAIDDKAMAALMQIRQALMAKDYPLTVSLYEKFMQDYPANSDIMKGTYLRALAHVSPEKALKQLVTLKGSEQEYEIARALSEDEGRLDKKFYVFVADYYTRRSENDFFAMGKVAKAYFASGDIERAIAVQKKFVADLKLPATPSTDEYIRREEETLKKYTAAMQSGKSAN; encoded by the coding sequence ATGATCGTACTGCTCGCAATGTCAGGCAGTTCGTTTCTATCGGCAAATGCACAGAACGTTAATGCACAGAATGGACCTACGCTCCATGTGAACGATTCTGCCCCTAAGTTAGTTGTTGGGAGATGGGTAAAGGGTAAGCCTATCGATGATTTTAAAAAGGGGCATGTGTATGTCTTAGATTTTTGGGCCACCTGGTGCGTGCCCTGCCGGGAAAGTATGCCTCATATGAGCGCACTCGCAAGACGATACAGAGATCAGGCTACTTTCATCGCGATGAATGTATCGGAAACTCCGCGTCAGGATCGGGATGTTTTTACCATGGTTGATGCCTTTGTAAAGATGATGGGGAATAAATTGGATACGCATGTTGCAATGGATAACGATGCCAGTTTAGTGAACCATACCTGGTTGCGCGCAGCAGGAATTAGAAGCATTCCGTCTGTATTCATCGTGGACCAGGAAAGCAAGATTGCCTGGATAGGGCAGCCACAGGGCGTGGACAGTGTTTTAGCTGCTGTTGTGGCGGGCACTTTTGACGCTGCTGCCTTTGCAAAGCGAAGGGCCAGCCAGCCAAAACGCCAGGCGATCGATGACAAGGCAATGGCTGCGCTCATGCAGATCCGGCAGGCACTCATGGCAAAGGATTATCCGCTGACGGTTTCCTTGTATGAGAAGTTTATGCAGGATTATCCAGCGAACTCGGACATTATGAAAGGAACATACTTACGTGCCCTTGCGCATGTTAGTCCCGAAAAGGCACTGAAGCAATTGGTAACGCTAAAGGGTTCAGAACAGGAGTACGAGATTGCACGTGCCCTCAGCGAAGATGAAGGGCGACTTGACAAGAAGTTCTATGTTTTTGTGGCTGACTATTATACGCGACGCTCGGAGAATGACTTCTTTGCTATGGGAAAGGTGGCAAAAGCATATTTTGCATCCGGAGATATTGAGAGGGCAATTGCCGTACAGAAGAAATTCGTTGCTGACCTGAAGCTTCCTGCAACGCCTTCAACAGATGAGTACATTAGAAGGGAAGAGGAGACATTGAAAAAATATACTGCAGCAATGCAATCCGGCAAATCGGCTAATTAA
- a CDS encoding TlpA family protein disulfide reductase, with translation MALAQQKVPLIVGDDAPEIKYSKWLKGTPVKSYEKDRIYVLEFWATWCGPCIAAMPGLSEFARKHPEVTVIAYNVMEKVGGRPYESALPNVEKFVKSMGDKMDFSVAVDNNDQYMLNNWLKNAGISAIPSTLVVKDGKLIWIGSPKGLENILELIKNGTYNVTSEGSEAQRAEVAATIKSQEAILVDYDKAIAIKDYKAAIAALDKIANDNPEMMYGVTMKKFTTLLDFVDEKQAVEVARKFLASITIGGNTVGNFGTAIADRTGLKPETYLFGAECLQLYISRSNGAPNPLVYEYIAKCYAQAGDYANAVKNQQIVFEKSQDALASGKGGTRITKELVAQYEETLKAYQAKAGKKKS, from the coding sequence ATGGCGCTGGCTCAACAAAAAGTACCCTTAATCGTTGGCGATGACGCACCGGAGATAAAATATTCCAAATGGCTCAAAGGAACACCGGTAAAGTCCTACGAAAAGGACAGGATTTATGTCCTGGAGTTTTGGGCGACCTGGTGCGGTCCCTGCATTGCAGCTATGCCAGGGCTTTCCGAGTTTGCCAGAAAGCATCCGGAGGTTACCGTGATCGCGTATAACGTCATGGAGAAAGTAGGCGGAAGGCCTTATGAATCCGCATTGCCCAATGTTGAAAAATTCGTAAAGTCCATGGGTGATAAGATGGACTTCAGTGTTGCGGTAGATAATAACGACCAATACATGCTAAATAATTGGCTGAAGAATGCCGGGATCAGTGCCATCCCTTCGACACTAGTTGTAAAAGATGGCAAACTGATCTGGATCGGATCTCCAAAAGGATTAGAAAACATCTTGGAACTGATCAAAAATGGCACCTATAACGTAACATCAGAAGGATCAGAAGCGCAAAGGGCTGAAGTTGCCGCCACCATAAAAAGCCAGGAAGCAATACTGGTGGACTATGATAAAGCAATTGCGATAAAAGATTATAAGGCTGCGATTGCCGCGCTCGATAAGATAGCTAATGATAATCCCGAAATGATGTATGGGGTAACGATGAAGAAATTCACCACCTTATTAGATTTTGTAGATGAGAAACAGGCGGTTGAGGTGGCACGAAAGTTCCTGGCATCTATTACCATTGGCGGCAATACGGTTGGTAATTTTGGAACTGCAATTGCCGACCGTACAGGTCTTAAACCGGAAACCTATCTTTTCGGAGCGGAATGCCTTCAACTGTATATTTCCAGAAGCAACGGAGCGCCAAATCCATTGGTATATGAGTATATCGCCAAGTGTTATGCGCAAGCCGGTGATTACGCTAATGCAGTCAAAAATCAGCAAATTGTTTTTGAAAAGTCACAGGATGCCCTGGCTTCCGGCAAGGGCGGTACCAGGATTACCAAGGAACTAGTTGCCCAATATGAAGAAACCTTGAAAGCGTATCAGGCTAAAGCAGGCAAAAAGAAATCCTAA
- a CDS encoding TlpA disulfide reductase family protein: protein MKNKNLCLTAALSFLAFAAMAQVKPFAIKGKIAGKTDGTIYLIYQKGLQKIITDSTKITAGAFMFKGTVDGVTSARILSELGSSTDARAFQIFVSPGSQMVTIPAGDFSNGLLSGTPVAEELKQYNEFVNDIQPQLDKVMRDYYTTNSAIMKATSDKADAVTLTKLKTDLGNLRTALSVLGKQMQEKKLDYINKFPNSYVAAWILSENLTMPDINERYAKLSPDVAASNVGKQLKKGIDKAKLGTVGSVAAPFSGSELRGGQLSLADYKGKYVLLDFWASWCVPCRKGNPHLIDVYNQYESKGFEIIGVSDDDRAPDSWRKAVEDDKIGIWKHVLNGTKWMSGGGINFDSSNSILDKYNISVLPTKILVDPNGVIVGRYGSDDDLDKKLAEIYK, encoded by the coding sequence ATGAAAAACAAAAACCTTTGCTTAACTGCTGCATTATCATTTCTGGCATTTGCAGCAATGGCACAAGTAAAACCCTTTGCCATTAAGGGGAAAATAGCTGGTAAAACTGATGGTACCATTTATTTGATATATCAAAAAGGGCTTCAGAAGATAATCACAGATAGTACTAAAATTACCGCCGGTGCTTTTATGTTCAAAGGCACTGTCGATGGGGTTACATCTGCAAGGATACTATCAGAACTGGGGTCATCAACGGATGCAAGAGCATTCCAGATATTCGTGTCTCCCGGAAGCCAAATGGTTACGATACCTGCTGGCGATTTTTCAAATGGACTTTTGAGTGGCACACCGGTAGCGGAAGAGCTAAAACAGTATAATGAATTCGTAAACGACATTCAGCCTCAGTTGGACAAAGTGATGAGAGATTATTACACAACTAATTCAGCGATCATGAAGGCTACAAGCGATAAAGCCGATGCGGTGACGCTGACCAAGCTCAAGACTGACTTAGGCAACCTCAGAACTGCTCTCTCAGTGTTGGGCAAGCAGATGCAAGAGAAAAAGCTCGATTATATCAACAAATTTCCTAATAGCTACGTCGCCGCATGGATTTTAAGCGAAAATCTAACAATGCCCGATATAAACGAGCGTTATGCAAAGTTAAGTCCAGATGTTGCCGCAAGCAATGTTGGCAAACAATTAAAGAAGGGGATAGATAAAGCTAAATTAGGAACCGTAGGTTCCGTAGCGGCCCCATTCTCTGGCAGCGAGCTGCGCGGCGGACAACTGAGCCTTGCAGACTATAAGGGAAAATATGTGCTACTGGACTTCTGGGCTTCATGGTGCGTTCCGTGCAGAAAAGGCAACCCACACTTGATAGATGTCTATAATCAGTATGAATCCAAGGGATTTGAGATTATTGGAGTTTCTGATGATGATAGGGCTCCTGACAGCTGGAGAAAAGCGGTTGAGGATGACAAGATTGGTATTTGGAAACATGTTTTAAACGGAACTAAATGGATGTCCGGCGGCGGTATCAATTTTGATAGTTCAAACTCCATTTTAGATAAATATAACATCAGTGTTCTCCCAACCAAAATACTAGTCGATCCAAATGGTGTTATCGTTGGTAGGTATGGAAGTGACGACGATTTGGATAAAAAACTGGCAGAAATTTATAAATAA
- a CDS encoding RagB/SusD family nutrient uptake outer membrane protein — protein sequence MKKIIYSLLFIGLLACLTACEKFTEITPKGKNLLNKVSDIETVLNFNFSTNGGVAVGSPAARSSAEGAFYFQDANVLVGDYTPFVQSVTGIITAPSKTLDYVNMTYDEAINRAALTATDIKYSKMYFIINNVANAVIANVDEATGDRTKGNQLKAEALVLRAYFHYWLVNLFAKAYNPATAASDPGIPYVKEDNAIGEANKKSTVAEVYTNIMADLDAALALNSLPNKNVNAMRVGLGFAYAAKARVLLSMRRYPEALQAADQSLAINNQLDDHRKYAPVGTTVFAHPEVVAPEEYFYAADAPSTKFFLTITPEVIQFYETGDIINQYVKPYSTALDPLIGLPGSLTWFSGTYAKNTAGLNTSDSYLVKAECLARAGAQQNIAGAMQIINLMRQNRIHPSVYAPLTASTEAQAMAALKKFSRIEFLYTGKNYLNIKRWNTEDAYKETIKRTINGTVYQLRPESPLWIFPFPQNATDYNPNLTQNY from the coding sequence ATGAAAAAAATAATATATAGCCTGTTATTCATCGGTCTGTTGGCCTGTTTGACAGCCTGCGAAAAATTTACGGAAATTACCCCAAAAGGCAAAAATCTGCTCAATAAAGTGAGCGATATTGAAACCGTACTGAATTTTAATTTTAGCACCAATGGAGGTGTGGCGGTAGGTTCTCCTGCGGCCAGGAGCAGTGCGGAAGGTGCATTCTATTTTCAGGATGCAAATGTACTGGTAGGCGACTATACGCCCTTTGTCCAAAGCGTGACGGGGATCATCACTGCGCCAAGTAAAACATTGGATTATGTAAATATGACCTATGATGAAGCCATTAACAGAGCTGCCCTGACCGCAACAGATATCAAGTACTCGAAGATGTACTTTATCATCAATAATGTGGCCAATGCGGTAATTGCCAATGTTGACGAAGCTACCGGCGATCGTACCAAAGGAAACCAATTAAAAGCTGAAGCACTCGTACTTAGGGCATATTTTCATTATTGGTTGGTGAACCTATTTGCGAAGGCTTACAATCCAGCAACTGCGGCGAGCGATCCGGGTATTCCATATGTAAAGGAGGATAATGCCATTGGTGAAGCAAACAAAAAAAGCACAGTAGCCGAAGTTTACACCAATATCATGGCTGATCTGGATGCGGCCCTTGCGCTCAACAGCCTTCCAAACAAAAACGTAAATGCGATGAGGGTGGGACTTGGGTTTGCTTATGCCGCAAAAGCGCGGGTGTTGCTGTCCATGCGTAGATATCCTGAGGCACTGCAGGCTGCAGATCAAAGCCTTGCCATCAATAACCAATTGGATGACCACCGAAAATATGCGCCTGTTGGCACAACTGTTTTTGCACATCCCGAAGTAGTGGCTCCAGAAGAATATTTTTATGCCGCGGATGCCCCCTCAACTAAATTTTTTCTAACTATCACTCCAGAGGTTATACAGTTCTATGAAACCGGAGATATCATCAATCAGTATGTCAAGCCTTATTCAACAGCCCTAGATCCGCTAATTGGATTACCGGGCTCTTTAACCTGGTTTAGTGGAACTTACGCCAAAAACACAGCAGGATTAAATACCAGTGACTCCTATCTAGTCAAAGCGGAATGCCTGGCTAGGGCCGGTGCACAGCAGAATATTGCTGGCGCCATGCAGATCATCAATTTGATGAGGCAAAACAGGATACATCCGAGCGTGTATGCACCTCTAACAGCTTCCACCGAAGCGCAGGCGATGGCCGCCCTGAAAAAGTTCAGCAGGATAGAATTTCTTTATACCGGCAAAAATTACCTGAACATCAAAAGGTGGAATACAGAAGACGCCTATAAGGAAACCATAAAAAGGACGATCAATGGGACGGTGTATCAGTTGAGGCCCGAATCTCCGCTGTGGATCTTCCCTTTTCCGCAAAACGCAACAGATTATAATCCAAATCTTACTCAAAATTATTAA
- a CDS encoding SusC/RagA family TonB-linked outer membrane protein has translation MYKNYTWNPGTAKKLRHKILLYMRLTTVIILASLLQVSAATFGQKINLSESNVTLKSILKEIRRQSKYDFYYDGKLVPDNQKVSVYVKDATLQEALNTVLNGLDLFYDIEGNTVSILKRVKQHSTQNKSNQKAIDVRGRIVDNEGRPLPGATIRVVGTNNVTLSNANGEFMLKDVAADAILDVSFTGFTTKRLPAGANLGTIALEVSNNNLQEVVVNTGFQSIQKEKLTGATVTITSKELEKRYTPNILTNLEGRVPGLVNYRGTTTIRGVSTFNNGARSPLYVVDGLPIEGSVANINPYDVETITVLKDAAAAAIYGVRASNGVVVITTKKANQNGTTIEFATDVTLTDKTDYDKFNLLTAAQQVDVENAYTTWLFTNPTSGPANITTYNNQINQGLPVTPIVYLNLQLAQNLIPKSQVDAALAQYRQNDFRKEFAEKALRNQLLQQYNFAVRTGSDKFQSSLLLNYKTDNNAIANAYNRQLNIFYKGTYMPLKWATIDFGINTVLGKAKESNSNFATSPLNVPSYLRLEDADGNRQYYTTADYNQYTTVNNSTIPQLQSMLVNHLDELEKDIRNTRQNFGRYFVNLKVNIIDGLTFSPQFQYENNSTTARTYSESDSYAMRYLRNSFTTRAGTAPNYTYTYLTPQGGRLATIQQNVDAWTARGQLDYIKQFKKHEINVLAGMEFRENLTKGSRGLLLGYDDQLQSQSMNTVNFAALSTMSNSTFFKPGINPSGVYSANIGNFIGVVPETRSRSNSVYANATYTYDSKYNVFGSFRKDYADAFGLDKKFRGRPLWSTGVSWNAHNEDFIKSQPWINFLKLRATYGITGNIAPGLTSLLVANSAVPANAATQLPVSEIQSSANPQLRWEKTATANIGIDFTLFQGRMNGALDIYRKRGSDILAATRIDPSEGFLSQIINNGDLLNNGIELNLQYQWFKPSKASGFGWSSNLVLSKNKNRVTYVDQIANTPQLLAEGGLKAGFPVQSLFSFQNAGPNSVGASQFYKADGTLTTGLLTSEDVGAIVFSGGLDPKINVTLINELSYKGFSLNILGVYYGGHFQRALQPTFVTGSAYGSLPSYTLDAWTPNNTDTYIPGYGQYAPTTALSPVQINNSDVFVRPSDFIKIRSVGLGYKLPRELTSKLGGRNVSLRFQLNNPKAVWIKNKVGIDPETGAAPTLTSYVFGLNFNL, from the coding sequence ATGTATAAAAATTATACCTGGAATCCCGGTACGGCAAAGAAGCTGCGCCATAAAATATTGCTTTATATGCGATTAACCACCGTAATCATATTGGCTTCCCTGCTGCAGGTTAGTGCAGCCACATTTGGACAAAAAATAAACCTAAGTGAGTCCAATGTAACCTTAAAGTCCATTCTGAAGGAAATCAGGAGACAGTCCAAATATGATTTTTATTATGATGGGAAACTCGTTCCAGATAACCAGAAAGTTAGTGTTTACGTCAAAGATGCAACTTTGCAAGAAGCCTTAAATACTGTCTTGAACGGGCTTGACCTTTTTTATGACATTGAGGGTAACACCGTTTCCATTCTAAAACGCGTGAAACAGCATAGCACTCAAAATAAGTCCAATCAAAAGGCAATTGATGTGAGGGGCCGTATTGTCGATAATGAGGGACGGCCGTTGCCGGGAGCCACCATACGCGTGGTGGGTACAAACAACGTTACTTTATCTAATGCAAATGGTGAATTTATGCTCAAAGACGTTGCTGCAGATGCAATACTCGATGTTAGTTTCACTGGGTTTACTACCAAACGCCTGCCAGCAGGTGCCAATCTTGGAACAATCGCCTTGGAAGTTTCCAACAATAACCTCCAGGAAGTCGTGGTGAATACGGGTTTCCAATCGATACAAAAGGAAAAGCTAACAGGAGCAACCGTCACTATTACCTCAAAGGAACTGGAAAAACGCTACACGCCCAACATTCTTACTAATCTTGAGGGCAGAGTTCCCGGATTGGTTAACTATCGGGGAACAACGACCATTAGGGGCGTCAGTACTTTTAACAATGGTGCACGAAGTCCGCTGTATGTGGTTGATGGCCTTCCGATTGAGGGTTCCGTAGCCAACATAAACCCTTATGATGTGGAAACTATTACCGTATTGAAAGATGCTGCGGCTGCAGCCATCTACGGTGTCAGGGCATCAAATGGGGTAGTTGTAATTACCACTAAAAAGGCGAACCAAAATGGTACAACCATAGAATTTGCAACCGATGTTACACTCACCGATAAGACCGACTATGACAAGTTCAACTTATTGACCGCAGCCCAGCAGGTTGATGTAGAGAATGCCTATACAACGTGGCTCTTTACCAATCCAACAAGCGGTCCAGCCAATATTACCACCTACAACAATCAGATTAACCAGGGGCTCCCTGTAACACCAATCGTATATCTGAACCTTCAATTGGCGCAGAATTTAATTCCCAAAAGCCAGGTAGATGCTGCGCTTGCCCAATATCGCCAGAACGATTTCAGGAAAGAGTTTGCTGAAAAGGCACTGCGGAACCAACTTTTGCAACAGTATAACTTTGCCGTTCGTACGGGATCCGACAAATTCCAATCGAGTCTTTTACTGAACTACAAAACCGATAACAATGCAATTGCCAACGCCTACAACAGGCAATTGAATATTTTCTACAAAGGCACTTATATGCCTCTGAAATGGGCAACGATCGACTTCGGGATCAATACGGTATTGGGCAAGGCAAAAGAAAGCAACAGTAACTTTGCGACAAGCCCGCTCAATGTTCCTTCGTACCTAAGGTTGGAGGATGCCGATGGAAACAGACAGTATTATACCACTGCCGATTATAACCAGTATACAACGGTCAACAACAGCACGATTCCACAGCTGCAGAGTATGTTAGTCAATCATTTGGATGAATTGGAAAAGGACATAAGGAATACCCGTCAGAACTTCGGAAGGTATTTTGTGAACCTGAAAGTTAACATCATTGATGGCCTCACATTTTCGCCTCAGTTCCAATATGAGAACAATAGCACCACGGCACGTACTTATTCTGAAAGCGATAGTTATGCCATGCGCTACCTGCGTAATTCTTTTACCACCAGAGCAGGTACCGCACCAAATTATACTTACACTTACCTTACACCACAGGGAGGCCGATTAGCAACAATCCAGCAGAATGTTGATGCCTGGACAGCGAGGGGTCAGCTTGATTACATCAAACAGTTTAAGAAACACGAAATTAATGTACTGGCCGGTATGGAGTTCAGGGAAAACCTGACCAAAGGTTCGAGAGGGTTATTATTGGGATATGACGACCAATTGCAGTCACAGTCTATGAATACGGTTAATTTCGCTGCACTCAGTACAATGTCAAACTCTACATTCTTTAAACCAGGTATCAATCCCTCAGGTGTTTATAGTGCAAACATCGGCAATTTTATTGGGGTCGTACCGGAAACAAGGTCTAGATCAAACTCCGTATATGCGAACGCGACTTATACTTATGATAGTAAATACAATGTTTTTGGGTCATTCCGTAAGGACTACGCTGATGCTTTTGGTCTGGATAAAAAGTTCCGTGGCCGACCGCTTTGGTCTACAGGTGTATCATGGAACGCACATAATGAAGATTTTATCAAAAGCCAGCCTTGGATTAATTTCCTGAAGCTTAGAGCTACCTACGGAATTACAGGAAATATCGCCCCTGGACTGACCAGTTTACTCGTTGCCAACTCAGCGGTTCCGGCAAATGCCGCAACACAACTTCCGGTTTCGGAAATACAAAGCTCGGCAAATCCGCAGTTGAGATGGGAAAAGACAGCTACGGCCAATATTGGAATAGACTTCACCTTGTTCCAGGGCAGAATGAACGGAGCATTGGATATTTATCGTAAAAGAGGATCGGATATTCTTGCTGCTACCAGGATTGACCCATCTGAAGGTTTTCTATCACAGATTATTAATAATGGCGATTTATTAAATAATGGTATTGAGCTGAACTTGCAATACCAATGGTTCAAACCGTCAAAAGCATCAGGTTTCGGCTGGTCCAGTAACCTGGTATTGAGCAAAAATAAGAATAGGGTTACCTACGTAGATCAGATTGCCAATACTCCGCAGCTGCTTGCCGAGGGCGGGTTAAAGGCTGGGTTTCCAGTGCAATCGTTATTTTCTTTCCAAAACGCTGGACCGAATTCGGTAGGCGCATCTCAATTTTATAAGGCAGATGGCACGCTGACTACAGGATTGCTTACCTCTGAAGATGTTGGCGCTATTGTTTTCTCTGGAGGGTTAGATCCTAAAATCAATGTTACGCTAATTAACGAGCTTAGTTATAAAGGTTTCAGCCTCAATATACTTGGTGTATATTACGGAGGACACTTCCAGCGCGCGTTACAACCAACGTTTGTAACCGGATCGGCTTACGGCTCACTTCCGTCGTACACTTTGGACGCATGGACACCGAATAATACAGATACATATATACCTGGATATGGTCAATACGCTCCAACTACCGCTTTAAGCCCAGTTCAGATTAATAACTCGGATGTGTTTGTGCGCCCAAGTGATTTTATCAAAATCCGAAGTGTCGGTTTGGGATATAAACTGCCTAGAGAACTGACGAGCAAACTTGGAGGCAGAAATGTTTCCCTTCGCTTCCAGTTGAACAATCCAAAGGCTGTCTGGATCAAAAACAAGGTCGGTATTGATCCTGAAACTGGAGCGGCTCCAACCCTTACCTCTTATGTATTCGGTTTAAATTTCAATTTATAA
- a CDS encoding FecR family protein codes for MEKQIITLFQKYINQQCSQEEFEEVFAILKSGAYPSEWQKVIDDEAEDVLSSGKESELSVQEVNAIYAGIAARLKSGKQVQKLWPRIVGVAAAVSLIVFGLYFLQYRNDQINTGTTSSYVQDVKPGKVGATLTLANGKKIRLNDAGSGELANEAGVMITKTTAGQLIYEMEGTGVASDKINVLTTAKGETYKVRLPDGSLVWLNAASALKYPASFANLKERHVELVGEAYFEIKKDKKHPFLVQSSGQTVKVLGTRFNINSYLNEPATATTLLEGSIILVSGGKSIRLSPKEKMLVSKEGMRMEKNVNVDNVMDWQNDDFNFEGIKLKAALRKLERWYNIEFVLDNSISDEMEAGGWISRKNNLSVVLKLISKSGQVKFRIDQNKVYVSRS; via the coding sequence TTGGAAAAGCAAATCATAACCCTATTTCAGAAATACATCAATCAACAATGCAGCCAGGAGGAGTTTGAAGAAGTATTTGCGATATTAAAAAGCGGTGCGTATCCATCGGAATGGCAAAAGGTGATCGATGATGAGGCGGAAGATGTACTGAGTTCTGGTAAAGAAAGTGAGCTCTCGGTACAGGAGGTGAATGCCATTTATGCCGGGATAGCGGCAAGGCTGAAATCAGGAAAACAGGTTCAGAAACTATGGCCGCGTATTGTTGGGGTTGCAGCAGCTGTGTCACTGATTGTTTTCGGTTTATATTTCCTCCAATACAGGAATGATCAGATAAATACTGGTACGACCAGTTCTTATGTTCAGGATGTGAAGCCCGGAAAAGTTGGAGCTACCCTTACCTTGGCTAATGGTAAAAAGATCCGCCTAAATGATGCAGGCAGTGGAGAACTGGCGAATGAGGCGGGAGTCATGATTACTAAAACGACAGCGGGTCAGCTGATCTATGAGATGGAAGGAACAGGGGTGGCGTCTGATAAAATAAATGTTTTGACAACCGCCAAAGGGGAGACCTATAAGGTACGTTTGCCAGATGGCTCTTTGGTTTGGCTCAATGCTGCTTCTGCTTTAAAATATCCTGCATCTTTTGCAAACCTAAAAGAAAGGCATGTGGAGCTTGTTGGAGAGGCATATTTCGAAATTAAAAAAGACAAAAAACATCCTTTTTTGGTGCAGAGCTCTGGACAGACAGTTAAGGTGCTCGGTACACGTTTCAACATCAATAGTTATCTAAATGAGCCAGCAACGGCCACAACACTGTTAGAAGGATCGATCATTTTGGTTTCTGGAGGTAAATCAATCAGACTTAGTCCGAAGGAAAAGATGCTAGTTTCAAAAGAAGGGATGAGGATGGAGAAAAATGTGAACGTAGATAACGTTATGGACTGGCAGAATGATGATTTCAACTTCGAGGGGATTAAACTTAAAGCCGCATTAAGGAAGCTTGAACGCTGGTACAATATCGAATTTGTGCTAGACAATTCGATAAGCGACGAGATGGAAGCTGGTGGATGGATTTCTAGAAAAAATAATCTCTCGGTAGTGCTAAAACTGATCAGCAAATCCGGTCAAGTAAAATTCAGAATAGATCAGAATAAGGTTTATGTGTCTCGCTCATAG
- a CDS encoding RNA polymerase sigma factor, which yields MRKYKGLTEKELIILLQQDDQGALRPLYESHLKPLHYFILRIAKSRELAEDVVQDVFVKLWDNREQIDPDQPFKTFLYTIAKRHLLNLLRRVQHETQILDQIKKYTAFSEDTTDLQLDYAESNELLNEAIEKLPPQCKTIFIKCKIQGMSYKHAALELGIAEGTVHTQMVKALRLIKEYITFKNAILLLLAYLKNY from the coding sequence ATGAGGAAATACAAGGGGCTTACAGAAAAGGAACTGATTATTTTGCTACAGCAAGATGACCAGGGTGCATTACGCCCATTGTATGAGAGCCATCTAAAACCATTACATTATTTCATCCTGCGTATTGCTAAATCAAGGGAATTAGCTGAAGATGTGGTACAGGATGTATTTGTTAAGTTATGGGATAACCGTGAGCAGATCGATCCAGATCAACCCTTTAAAACTTTTCTTTATACCATTGCTAAACGTCATTTGCTGAATTTGCTGAGAAGGGTGCAGCATGAGACGCAGATACTGGACCAGATCAAAAAATACACTGCTTTTTCTGAAGATACAACTGATCTTCAATTGGATTACGCTGAAAGTAATGAGTTGTTAAATGAAGCGATAGAGAAATTACCGCCTCAATGTAAAACGATCTTTATCAAATGTAAAATTCAGGGAATGTCGTACAAGCATGCCGCGTTGGAGCTTGGAATCGCCGAAGGTACTGTACATACACAGATGGTAAAAGCACTGAGATTGATCAAGGAATACATTACGTTTAAAAATGCAATTCTATTGTTGCTGGCGTATCTTAAAAATTATTAG
- a CDS encoding nuclear transport factor 2 family protein — protein MTTQQSAENFLAAMGQRDLETIVGLFAQNVDWYIPGDEKLAHWLGKRSDRNGVKDFFSTLWLATEPLSANVEHLFVENDKAVVIGEFSTRMLATGKVVDSMFHIHMTFKDGLIIRYRLLEDSLAVQRALSL, from the coding sequence ATGACCACACAACAATCGGCTGAAAATTTCCTTGCTGCCATGGGGCAAAGAGACCTGGAAACAATAGTTGGCTTATTTGCCCAGAATGTTGATTGGTATATTCCTGGTGATGAAAAGCTGGCTCACTGGCTCGGAAAACGTTCGGATAGAAATGGTGTGAAGGATTTTTTCTCTACACTGTGGCTCGCCACCGAACCGCTTTCAGCAAATGTGGAACATTTGTTTGTTGAAAATGATAAGGCGGTGGTGATCGGTGAGTTCTCTACCAGGATGCTGGCAACGGGCAAGGTGGTTGATTCGATGTTTCATATCCATATGACTTTTAAAGATGGACTGATCATTAGGTACCGTCTTTTAGAGGATAGCTTGGCGGTACAACGGGCGCTGTCCTTGTAG